One Deinococcus multiflagellatus DNA window includes the following coding sequences:
- a CDS encoding NuoB/complex I 20 kDa subunit family protein, with protein sequence MALKELFEKDWQELESEGVLFSSLEKLVAWGRSNSLWPATFGLACCAIEMMSSTDGRNDLARFGSEVFRASPRQADVMIVAGRLSKKMAPIMRRVYDQMPDPKWVISMGACASSGGMFNNYAIVQNVDTVVPVDIFVPGCPPRPEALIYAVMQLQKKVRGEAFDQMGHQLPMVDAWTR encoded by the coding sequence ATGGCACTCAAAGAACTGTTCGAGAAGGACTGGCAGGAACTGGAATCCGAAGGCGTCCTCTTCTCCAGTCTGGAAAAGCTGGTGGCGTGGGGGCGCAGCAACAGTCTGTGGCCCGCCACCTTCGGGCTGGCGTGCTGCGCCATTGAGATGATGAGTTCCACCGACGGGCGCAACGACCTGGCCCGTTTCGGCTCGGAGGTGTTCCGCGCCTCGCCCCGGCAGGCCGACGTGATGATCGTGGCCGGGCGGCTGAGCAAGAAGATGGCCCCGATCATGCGCCGGGTGTACGACCAGATGCCGGACCCCAAATGGGTGATCAGCATGGGGGCCTGCGCCAGTTCGGGCGGGATGTTCAACAACTACGCGATTGTGCAGAACGTGGACACGGTGGTGCCCGTGGACATCTTCGTGCCCGGTTGCCCGCCCCGCCCCGAAGCCCTGATTTACGCCGTCATGCAGCTGCAAAAGAAGGTGCGCGGCGAAGCCTTTGACCAGATGGGCCACCAGCTGCCGATGGTGGACGCGTGGACCCGGTGA
- a CDS encoding NADH-quinone oxidoreductase subunit C translates to MPVAPVAAAPVPAPPSRDVTPLMRELGLDEDHAAEPTAVVPAGHLRAVAQVLKERGFMLMDTVGIDYSAYTEGRPKRFAVLHNLYHPRDHRRLFLRVWLDDGEALDSLYPVWKAANYLEREVYDLLGIVFTGHPDLRKVLTPDDLEGHPLRKDFPLGESPTLFREGRFLDPAAFRAGLTGRDAGMTGYRGEFRRGERGERLPPVMPEGGPK, encoded by the coding sequence TTGCCCGTGGCCCCGGTGGCAGCGGCGCCTGTCCCGGCCCCGCCCTCGCGCGACGTGACGCCCCTGATGCGCGAACTGGGGCTGGATGAAGACCACGCCGCCGAGCCCACCGCCGTGGTGCCGGCCGGACACCTGCGCGCGGTGGCCCAGGTGCTGAAGGAACGCGGCTTCATGCTGATGGACACGGTGGGCATTGACTACAGCGCCTACACCGAGGGGCGCCCGAAGCGGTTTGCGGTGCTGCACAACCTCTACCACCCCCGCGACCACCGCCGCCTGTTTCTGCGCGTGTGGCTGGACGACGGCGAGGCCCTGGACAGCCTGTACCCGGTGTGGAAGGCCGCCAACTACCTGGAGCGCGAGGTTTACGACCTGCTGGGCATTGTGTTCACCGGCCACCCCGACCTGCGCAAGGTGCTGACCCCCGACGACCTGGAAGGCCACCCCCTGCGCAAGGATTTCCCGCTGGGCGAAAGCCCCACCCTGTTCCGCGAGGGCCGCTTTCTGGACCCCGCCGCCTTCCGCGCGGGCCTGACCGGCCGCGACGCGGGCATGACCGGCTACCGGGGCGAATTCCGCCGGGGCGAACGCGGCGAACGCCTGCCGCCCGTGATGCCGGAAGGAGGACCGAAATGA
- the nuoD gene encoding NADH dehydrogenase (quinone) subunit D, which yields MGPDHQESDRQERLGAEGTEALMHTEIMSLNVGPQHPSTHGVLRLVVDMDGEYVVKVTPHMGYLHTGFEKTFEHRTYQQGVTYAPRTDYLHCFGHELAYVLSVEKLLSAQVPDRATTVRVILHELGRIHSHLVFVGTGLLDLGALTPFFYAFREKEALQDLFEAVCGYRMNQGYFRVGGLSRDIPEDWPGRVAKFLDQMDRGVDEYSTLFAQNPIFLDRAKGVGVIPPEVAIDLGLTGPNLRASGVPLDHRKDNPYCGYEQYDFNVITSQDGDSLARFNMRLLEFRESIKIVRQALKLLKPGPVKDPNRKISLPPRHELETSMEAVIHHFKLVTEGFHPPTGEVYVPVESARGEVGYYIVSDGGSMPYRVKIRAPSFVNLQALEYACVGAQFADLITILATIDPVLGDVDR from the coding sequence ATGGGGCCCGATCATCAGGAAAGTGACCGCCAGGAGCGGCTGGGCGCCGAGGGCACAGAGGCGCTGATGCACACCGAGATCATGTCGCTGAACGTGGGGCCGCAGCATCCCTCCACGCACGGCGTGCTGCGCTTGGTGGTGGACATGGACGGCGAGTACGTGGTGAAGGTGACCCCGCACATGGGCTATCTGCACACGGGCTTCGAGAAAACCTTCGAGCACCGCACCTACCAGCAGGGCGTGACCTACGCGCCGCGCACCGATTACCTGCACTGCTTCGGGCACGAACTGGCGTACGTCCTGAGCGTGGAAAAGCTGCTCTCGGCGCAGGTGCCAGACCGCGCGACCACCGTGCGGGTGATCCTGCACGAGCTGGGGCGCATTCACAGCCACCTTGTGTTCGTGGGCACCGGCCTGCTGGACCTGGGCGCCCTGACGCCGTTCTTCTACGCCTTCCGCGAGAAGGAAGCGCTGCAGGACCTCTTTGAAGCCGTCTGCGGCTACCGCATGAACCAGGGCTACTTCCGGGTGGGCGGCCTGAGCCGCGATATTCCCGAGGACTGGCCGGGCCGCGTGGCAAAGTTTCTGGACCAGATGGACCGGGGAGTGGACGAATACAGCACGCTGTTTGCCCAGAACCCCATCTTCCTGGACCGGGCCAAGGGCGTGGGCGTCATTCCGCCCGAAGTGGCCATTGACCTGGGCCTGACCGGGCCCAACCTGCGGGCCAGCGGCGTGCCCCTGGACCACCGCAAGGACAATCCATACTGCGGTTACGAGCAGTACGACTTCAACGTGATTACCAGCCAGGACGGCGACAGTCTCGCGCGCTTCAACATGCGCCTTCTGGAGTTCCGCGAGAGCATCAAGATCGTGCGGCAGGCCCTGAAACTCCTGAAACCAGGGCCCGTGAAGGACCCCAACCGCAAGATTTCGCTGCCGCCCCGCCACGAACTAGAAACCAGCATGGAAGCGGTCATTCACCACTTCAAGCTGGTCACCGAGGGCTTTCACCCGCCCACCGGCGAGGTGTACGTGCCGGTGGAGAGTGCGCGCGGCGAGGTGGGGTACTACATCGTCTCGGACGGCGGGAGTATGCCCTACCGCGTGAAGATTCGCGCGCCCAGCTTCGTGAACCTGCAGGCTCTGGAATACGCCTGTGTGGGCGCGCAGTTTGCCGACCTGATCACGATTCTGGCGACCATTGACCCGGTGCTGGGAGATGTGGACCGGTGA
- the nuoE gene encoding NADH-quinone oxidoreductase subunit NuoE: MSYFADKQPLVADIFSRYPDSPQGRRSALMPLLREVQDAEGFVSEARMAEIAALVGTTATEVRSVMSFYSTYHTVPTGRYHLQVCSTLMCALAGSDELWDHLVAELDVQPGEVTADGRFSVQKVECLGSCGTAPMMQINDDGYYENVGPGKCARILADLRADRQPLPDNPVPVTVTAEGRQLTANGQAVGTSVTGLAVLPSPGGTA, from the coding sequence TTGTCTTACTTCGCGGATAAACAACCACTGGTGGCGGATATTTTCAGTCGCTACCCCGATTCACCGCAGGGCCGCCGCTCGGCGCTGATGCCGCTGCTGCGGGAAGTGCAGGACGCCGAAGGCTTTGTTTCAGAGGCGCGAATGGCGGAAATTGCCGCGCTGGTGGGCACCACGGCCACCGAAGTGCGCAGTGTCATGAGCTTCTATTCCACGTACCACACAGTGCCCACGGGCCGCTACCACCTGCAGGTCTGCTCCACGCTGATGTGCGCGCTGGCGGGTTCGGATGAGCTGTGGGACCACCTCGTGGCCGAATTGGACGTGCAGCCCGGCGAGGTCACAGCTGACGGCCGCTTCAGCGTGCAGAAGGTGGAGTGCCTGGGCAGCTGCGGCACTGCGCCCATGATGCAGATCAACGACGACGGCTACTACGAGAACGTGGGCCCGGGCAAATGCGCCCGGATTCTGGCGGACCTGCGCGCGGACCGCCAGCCGCTGCCGGATAACCCCGTGCCGGTGACGGTGACGGCGGAAGGCCGGCAGCTGACCGCCAATGGGCAGGCCGTGGGCACCAGCGTGACGGGCCTGGCCGTGCTGCCCAGCCCAGGAGGCACCGCATGA
- the nuoF gene encoding NADH-quinone oxidoreductase subunit NuoF: MTVAEPAPKPITSGKDPRFAPTLYAYVGQEGSWTLDFYRRAGGYEAVKRAFAMGPDAVIDEVKKSGLRGRGGAGFATGLKWSFMPLNDGRQHYIICNADESEPGSFKDRYLLSEDPHQLIEGMLIAGYAMRASVGYIYIRGEYVHAAERLWAAIHEARTAGLLGNNVLGSGFDFQLYVHRGAGAYICGEETALMNSLEGLRANPRLKPPFPAAAGLYGLPTTINNVETFCAATQILRYGADWHAGMGTEKSKGMKLFQISGPVARPGVYELPLGTTFRELIYDWAGGPLEEMKAIIPGGSSCPMLPWTNAILDTQMDYEAIAAAGSMLGTGGVTLIPKADCIVNATWNLVRFYGHESCGKCTPCREGISSWMTRMYQKLVTGRGQPGDVQLILDMSDNIGGRSFCALADACLGPVLSSIKLFREEYDALATTGQPMYGPRKRWRDA, translated from the coding sequence ATGACCGTGGCCGAGCCCGCCCCCAAACCCATCACCAGCGGCAAGGACCCGCGCTTTGCCCCCACGCTGTACGCCTACGTGGGCCAGGAAGGCAGCTGGACCCTGGACTTCTACCGCCGGGCCGGGGGGTACGAGGCCGTGAAGCGGGCCTTTGCCATGGGCCCAGACGCCGTGATTGATGAGGTCAAGAAGTCGGGCCTGCGGGGGCGCGGCGGCGCCGGCTTTGCCACAGGCCTCAAATGGTCGTTCATGCCCCTGAATGACGGCCGCCAGCACTACATCATCTGCAACGCGGACGAGTCGGAGCCGGGGTCCTTCAAGGACCGCTACCTGCTCTCTGAAGACCCGCACCAGCTGATTGAAGGGATGCTGATCGCGGGGTACGCCATGCGCGCCAGCGTGGGCTACATCTACATTCGCGGCGAGTACGTGCACGCCGCCGAGCGCCTGTGGGCCGCCATTCACGAGGCGCGCACGGCCGGACTGCTGGGCAACAACGTGCTGGGCAGCGGCTTCGACTTCCAGCTCTACGTGCACCGGGGCGCCGGGGCCTACATCTGCGGCGAGGAAACCGCCCTGATGAACTCGCTGGAGGGCCTGCGTGCCAACCCGCGCCTGAAGCCGCCCTTCCCGGCCGCCGCTGGCCTGTACGGCCTGCCCACCACGATCAACAACGTGGAAACCTTCTGCGCCGCCACCCAGATTCTGCGCTACGGCGCCGACTGGCACGCGGGCATGGGCACGGAAAAAAGCAAGGGTATGAAGCTCTTTCAGATTTCCGGACCCGTGGCGCGGCCCGGCGTGTACGAACTGCCGCTGGGCACCACCTTCCGCGAACTGATTTACGACTGGGCGGGCGGCCCACTGGAAGAGATGAAGGCGATCATTCCGGGCGGCAGCAGTTGCCCCATGCTGCCCTGGACGAACGCGATCCTGGACACCCAGATGGACTACGAGGCCATTGCGGCGGCCGGCTCCATGCTGGGCACGGGCGGCGTCACCCTGATTCCGAAGGCCGACTGCATCGTGAACGCCACCTGGAATCTGGTGCGCTTTTATGGCCACGAGTCCTGCGGCAAATGCACGCCCTGCCGCGAAGGCATTTCCAGCTGGATGACCCGCATGTACCAGAAGCTGGTGACCGGGCGCGGGCAACCCGGCGACGTGCAGCTGATTCTGGACATGTCCGACAACATCGGCGGGCGGTCCTTCTGCGCCCTGGCGGACGCCTGCCTGGGCCCGGTGCTAAGCAGCATCAAGCTGTTCCGCGAGGAATACGACGCGCTGGCGACGACCGGGCAGCCCATGTACGGGCCCAGGAAACGCTGGAGGGATGCGTGA